A region from the Streptomyces sp. 3214.6 genome encodes:
- a CDS encoding alpha/beta fold hydrolase encodes MSSHAFENRQRGLALPEHRGEGDTTVVFVHGFLDSGQVWDPVRAGLHSPGVAAIAPDLPGCGERADHPGPFTLHRLAADLVSTLDGINGPVVLVGQSMGAPVAELAAVARPRQVRGLALITPIPLAGMHLPAETIEPFRSPGDDPAVHKSMRRRLGPALDDSSLDTLVDSGIRVRPNVIRDLANCWNNGLPDAPRTSDYAGPVLVMTGGDDPLITSELIAATVQPRFADLRTVVVDRAGHWPHLERPSVIAAQLDTFLAPSP; translated from the coding sequence ATGAGTTCCCACGCCTTCGAGAACCGGCAGCGCGGGCTTGCCCTCCCGGAGCATCGGGGAGAAGGCGACACCACCGTCGTCTTCGTTCACGGTTTCCTCGACTCGGGGCAGGTCTGGGATCCGGTGAGAGCCGGGCTGCACTCCCCAGGCGTCGCAGCCATCGCCCCAGACCTGCCCGGATGCGGTGAGCGCGCCGACCATCCTGGCCCTTTCACCCTTCACCGCCTGGCCGCGGACCTCGTCTCCACCCTCGACGGCATCAACGGCCCCGTGGTCCTGGTCGGGCAGAGTATGGGCGCGCCGGTCGCCGAACTCGCAGCCGTCGCACGTCCCCGACAGGTACGCGGTCTTGCGTTGATCACGCCGATTCCGCTGGCCGGCATGCACCTGCCTGCCGAGACCATCGAGCCGTTCCGTTCACCGGGCGACGACCCCGCCGTCCACAAGTCGATGCGCCGCCGGCTCGGGCCCGCCTTGGACGACTCGTCGCTGGACACCCTGGTGGACTCCGGCATCCGCGTGCGGCCGAACGTGATCCGCGATCTGGCCAACTGCTGGAACAACGGCCTGCCCGACGCGCCGCGCACGAGCGATTACGCCGGCCCCGTACTCGTCATGACCGGCGGCGACGACCCGTTGATCACCTCGGAACTGATCGCCGCCACCGTTCAGCCGCGCTTCGCCGACCTCCGCACCGTGGTCGTCGACCGTGCGGGCCACTGGCCCCACCTGGAGCGGCCGAGCGTGATCGCCGCGCAGCTCGACACCTTCCTGGCTCCGTCCCCCTGA
- a CDS encoding SDR family oxidoreductase, whose protein sequence is MTTSVRGATAFITGANGGLGQHWVRETLARGARRVYASDITIGEWDDERVVPLVVDVTKPETIDAAAEAATDVTLLINNAGIGSPYPMTEVSAENLRRVFDIDFFGPVAVTQRFAPILKKNGGGAVITVVSVLSWVALSAGYSAAKAALYSANNSFRLELAGQGTHVLSLQMAHTDTPMTAALDVPNKNDPAEMITLALDGFEAGEQEVLADELTRQVKAALALPVREMYALLEAAAPR, encoded by the coding sequence GTGACCACTTCAGTTCGCGGTGCGACCGCGTTCATCACGGGAGCCAATGGAGGCCTCGGGCAGCACTGGGTCCGCGAAACCCTCGCTCGCGGGGCGCGCCGTGTCTACGCCTCCGACATCACGATCGGCGAGTGGGACGACGAGCGCGTCGTTCCCCTCGTGGTCGACGTCACGAAGCCTGAGACGATCGACGCCGCCGCCGAGGCGGCGACCGATGTCACCCTGTTGATCAACAACGCGGGGATCGGCTCGCCCTATCCCATGACCGAGGTCAGCGCCGAGAACCTCCGCCGGGTGTTCGACATCGACTTCTTCGGGCCGGTCGCCGTGACCCAGCGGTTCGCCCCGATCCTCAAGAAGAACGGCGGCGGCGCGGTCATCACCGTGGTGTCGGTCCTGAGCTGGGTCGCGCTGTCCGCCGGATACAGCGCGGCGAAGGCGGCTCTCTACTCGGCGAACAACTCCTTCCGCCTCGAACTGGCCGGGCAGGGCACCCACGTCCTCTCACTTCAGATGGCGCACACGGACACCCCGATGACGGCGGCCCTCGACGTGCCCAACAAGAACGACCCGGCCGAGATGATCACCCTTGCCCTGGATGGCTTCGAGGCCGGCGAGCAAGAAGTCCTTGCCGACGAGCTGACCAGGCAGGTCAAGGCCGCGCTCGCCCTGCCGGTACGCGAGATGTATGCCCTGTTGGAGGCCGCAGCCCCTCGTTAG
- a CDS encoding alpha/beta fold hydrolase: MEDTTTHRDVVVNGVRLHIAEQGEGPLVVLLHGWPESWYSWRHQFAPLAEAGYRVVAPDQRGYARSEQPSDVTSYTMLHLVGDVIALIKELGEEQAILVGHDWGAPVAWTTAMLRPDVVRAVAGLSVPPILPTGLVPPSITRTQYGEGFYQIYFQEPGVADTELAKDIPASFRRILFGASGNNPLNRQPRPWVIPDGRTLLDTMPEPPALPDWLMEADIQAYADDFALHGERAFTGAFNWYRNIERNHELLAPFRGRGIDVPALYVVGDRDMVTSLGGAKGLRTSLGTIAPRLHAQVVLKGCGHWTQQERPDEVNTALLDFLSHVDRAAAQ, encoded by the coding sequence ATGGAAGACACGACCACCCACCGGGACGTCGTCGTGAACGGAGTCCGGCTGCACATCGCCGAACAGGGCGAGGGCCCGCTGGTCGTTCTGCTGCACGGCTGGCCGGAGAGCTGGTACTCCTGGCGCCACCAGTTCGCGCCCCTGGCTGAGGCCGGCTACCGCGTCGTGGCACCGGACCAGCGCGGCTACGCCCGCAGTGAGCAGCCGTCGGACGTCACGTCCTACACGATGCTCCACCTGGTGGGCGACGTGATCGCTCTGATCAAGGAGCTGGGGGAGGAGCAGGCGATTCTTGTGGGCCACGACTGGGGCGCACCCGTGGCATGGACCACGGCGATGCTGCGTCCGGACGTGGTCCGGGCGGTGGCCGGACTCAGCGTCCCGCCGATCCTGCCCACCGGTCTGGTCCCACCCTCGATCACCCGCACCCAGTACGGCGAGGGGTTCTACCAGATCTACTTCCAGGAACCCGGAGTCGCCGACACAGAGCTGGCCAAGGACATCCCGGCGTCCTTCCGACGCATCCTGTTCGGCGCTTCCGGCAACAACCCGCTCAACCGGCAGCCCCGCCCGTGGGTCATTCCCGACGGCAGGACCCTCCTGGACACGATGCCCGAGCCGCCGGCCCTGCCGGACTGGCTGATGGAGGCGGACATCCAGGCCTACGCCGACGACTTCGCCCTCCACGGCGAGCGGGCCTTCACCGGCGCCTTCAACTGGTACCGCAACATTGAGCGCAACCATGAACTCCTCGCGCCCTTCCGCGGCCGCGGTATCGACGTTCCTGCGCTGTACGTGGTGGGCGACCGCGACATGGTCACGTCCCTCGGCGGCGCGAAGGGGTTGCGCACCTCCCTGGGTACCATCGCTCCCCGCCTGCATGCCCAGGTGGTACTGAAGGGCTGCGGGCACTGGACCCAGCAGGAGCGACCCGACGAGGTCAACACCGCACTGCTCGACTTCCTCTCTCACGTTGACCGCGCTGCCGCTCAGTGA
- a CDS encoding alpha/beta fold hydrolase gives MNTSSSASRLYSRTVHANGLDFPIVEAGAGPLVLCLHGFPDHAGSWRELLNCLAQEGYWAVAPALRGYWSGGAGLGGSYRAWVTGQDVLALVEALGREQADLVGHGWGAGAAYAAAGLDATRVRKVVGMAQQRSVPQERVGRREAHSSAFRPNGALHMPFLRLQGADGRSGSEQSHDGLDALFVNGYRRIVVPGAGHFLHLEQPRTVAGHIVSFLDS, from the coding sequence TTGAACACCAGCTCCTCTGCAAGCCGCCTTTACAGCCGGACGGTTCATGCCAACGGCCTCGACTTTCCGATCGTCGAGGCCGGGGCCGGCCCTCTGGTGCTGTGCCTGCATGGCTTTCCCGATCACGCCGGCAGCTGGCGTGAGCTCCTCAACTGCCTTGCCCAGGAGGGCTACTGGGCGGTCGCGCCAGCGCTACGCGGGTACTGGTCCGGTGGCGCGGGGCTTGGCGGCTCCTATCGGGCCTGGGTGACGGGACAGGACGTGCTGGCCCTCGTCGAGGCTCTCGGGCGCGAGCAGGCAGATCTTGTGGGTCATGGTTGGGGCGCAGGGGCGGCGTACGCGGCGGCCGGCCTTGATGCGACGCGTGTCCGCAAGGTCGTCGGCATGGCGCAGCAGCGTTCCGTGCCACAGGAGAGGGTCGGTCGGCGCGAAGCTCACAGCTCGGCTTTCCGGCCGAACGGTGCCCTTCATATGCCGTTTCTCCGCCTCCAAGGAGCCGACGGCCGCAGTGGTTCCGAGCAGTCGCATGACGGCTTGGACGCACTGTTCGTCAACGGCTACAGACGCATCGTCGTGCCAGGTGCAGGGCACTTTCTGCACCTGGAACAACCTCGGACGGTTGCCGGCCACATCGTCAGTTTTCTGGACAGCTGA
- a CDS encoding CGNR zinc finger domain-containing protein, giving the protein MAWTASTRYEIAPAPSGLALVHELLNTVPAGRPRAADLLAAVDDAQSWLDEALASWSRESGLAAAQVRLVADDLEELRGLRAELQRLLALPHGGEGEGDEPVAPSVHVATAALRLDKAGRAVLEPRGQGWRYVAALVLVEVFQAQQTDTWRRLKICRNARCGTAFYDRSRNNSGVWHSTKVCGNTENLRAHRARQRARAAES; this is encoded by the coding sequence ATGGCATGGACGGCTTCCACGCGCTACGAGATCGCCCCTGCGCCGTCAGGGCTGGCGCTGGTGCACGAGCTGCTCAACACGGTCCCCGCCGGCCGACCCCGGGCGGCGGATCTTCTGGCCGCTGTGGATGATGCGCAGAGCTGGCTCGACGAGGCGCTGGCCTCCTGGTCGCGGGAGTCGGGACTGGCCGCCGCGCAGGTCCGGCTCGTAGCGGACGACTTGGAGGAACTGCGCGGACTGCGCGCGGAGTTGCAGCGCCTGCTCGCCTTGCCGCACGGTGGCGAGGGGGAGGGCGATGAGCCGGTGGCACCCTCCGTCCATGTGGCGACGGCTGCGCTGCGCCTGGACAAGGCAGGACGGGCTGTCCTTGAGCCCCGTGGTCAGGGCTGGCGGTACGTGGCCGCCCTCGTGCTTGTCGAAGTGTTCCAGGCGCAGCAGACGGACACCTGGCGTCGGCTCAAGATCTGCCGCAACGCCCGGTGCGGAACGGCGTTCTACGACCGCTCGCGCAACAACAGTGGTGTGTGGCACTCCACCAAGGTCTGCGGCAACACGGAGAACCTGCGTGCCCACCGGGCCCGTCAGCGAGCCCGGGCTGCCGAATCGTAG
- a CDS encoding winged helix-turn-helix transcriptional regulator: MPDQHPRLCSIANSLAVVGERWSLLVLREVFFGVRRFDGIAAHTGASRSVLAIRLKKLVEHGVLSKELYETHPPRYEYTPTEAGRALQPLLLALMEWGDRYVTEREPPTVYRHDCGAVLHLRTVCGFCGEPLHSGSTQLLRIGGIPLPEAS; this comes from the coding sequence ATGCCCGACCAACATCCGCGCCTGTGCTCGATCGCGAACTCCCTCGCCGTCGTCGGAGAGCGCTGGAGCCTCCTCGTACTGCGGGAGGTCTTCTTCGGGGTGCGCCGCTTCGACGGGATCGCGGCGCATACGGGCGCAAGCCGGTCCGTCCTGGCCATCCGGCTGAAGAAGCTGGTCGAGCACGGCGTCCTGTCCAAGGAGCTGTACGAGACGCACCCGCCCCGCTACGAGTACACGCCCACGGAAGCCGGGCGCGCACTGCAGCCCCTCCTGCTCGCTCTGATGGAGTGGGGCGATCGCTATGTGACCGAGAGAGAACCTCCCACGGTGTACCGCCACGACTGCGGTGCAGTGCTCCACCTGCGGACCGTCTGCGGCTTCTGCGGCGAGCCGCTCCACTCCGGCAGCACTCAGCTGCTCCGTATCGGCGGAATTCCGCTGCCCGAAGCCTCCTGA
- a CDS encoding NAD(P)H-binding protein, with product MPQHDPVLITGAGGEVGSVSRVIINMLTENGYPVRAFVRSDDQRADSLRRSGAEVFVGDLLNIADVAAALDGCRRVYFSMSLSPYYSDAVALMAAAARSQGDIEVFVNISEFEQSFMTFDKMTEPREERLSWLGGFAADWSPQQRAHWVSEQVLNWSGLPTVNIRATIFVENPILSWLALKPLSEGELHLPFGTQRLAPIAGHDVAELCAKILTDPAEHISKSYALTGPEAKDMHGFAEDYGAALGRPVSYVPHDLEAWNGTYIDQVLGARDPHVAEHLKTLTRLVAGGRYAAVTGQLETLLGRPPKSVRWSLQRNPRIRQAAGA from the coding sequence ATGCCACAACACGATCCCGTTCTGATCACCGGTGCCGGCGGCGAAGTCGGATCCGTGAGCAGAGTGATCATCAACATGCTGACCGAGAACGGCTATCCGGTCCGCGCCTTCGTGAGGAGCGACGACCAGCGGGCGGACTCACTTCGCCGTTCCGGGGCCGAGGTGTTCGTCGGCGACCTGCTCAACATCGCCGACGTTGCAGCCGCCTTGGACGGCTGCAGGCGCGTCTACTTCAGCATGAGTCTGTCGCCCTACTACAGCGACGCAGTGGCTCTGATGGCCGCCGCCGCGCGCTCGCAGGGCGACATCGAGGTCTTTGTGAACATCTCCGAATTCGAGCAGTCCTTCATGACGTTCGACAAGATGACCGAGCCGCGCGAGGAACGGCTCTCCTGGCTTGGTGGATTTGCCGCAGACTGGTCCCCACAGCAGCGTGCCCACTGGGTGTCGGAGCAAGTTCTGAACTGGTCCGGCCTCCCCACCGTGAACATACGGGCAACCATATTCGTTGAAAACCCCATTCTGTCCTGGCTCGCACTCAAACCGTTGAGCGAAGGCGAGCTGCATCTGCCCTTCGGCACACAAAGACTCGCGCCCATCGCCGGCCACGACGTCGCGGAGCTGTGCGCGAAGATCCTGACGGACCCGGCGGAGCACATCTCGAAGTCCTATGCGCTCACCGGACCGGAAGCGAAGGACATGCACGGGTTCGCAGAAGACTACGGTGCCGCGCTGGGGCGCCCCGTCTCGTACGTCCCCCACGACCTGGAAGCCTGGAACGGCACATACATCGACCAGGTCCTCGGAGCGCGAGATCCGCACGTGGCGGAACACCTGAAAACCCTGACCCGTCTGGTCGCCGGCGGACGCTACGCGGCTGTCACCGGCCAGCTGGAAACCCTCCTCGGACGCCCGCCGAAGTCCGTCCGCTGGTCCCTTCAGCGCAATCCGCGCATTCGCCAAGCAGCAGGCGCCTGA
- a CDS encoding 4Fe-4S binding protein, with translation MDEQHAERHREGPRLPAKLTKHPSVQTVLARRGAGTASAPSVIDADWLRKVCLEAGADDAAAVSVDHPDLADEREHVLAALPGTRSLISLVVRMNRENTRSPARSVANHEFHQTDEQVNHAARTVARALENAGYGALNPAAGFPQEMDRFPGRIWVVQHKTVAVAAGLGVMGLHRNVIHPRFGNFVLLATILVDAEVSEHGKPLDYNPCIDCKLCVAACPVGAIGKDGEFDFFACVTHNYREFMSGFTDWAQTVADSEDAADFRSRVTDPENASMWQSLAFKPNYKSGYCMAVCPGGEDVLGPYLEDRKNFMDTVLRPLQDKTETLYVLPGSDAQKYAQRRYPHKPVKEVTGGWQPPTKRQPSSD, from the coding sequence ATGGACGAGCAACACGCTGAGCGGCACCGGGAGGGCCCGCGGCTGCCTGCCAAACTCACCAAACACCCGTCGGTGCAGACGGTGCTGGCCCGGCGTGGGGCCGGCACCGCGAGCGCGCCTTCAGTCATCGACGCCGACTGGCTGCGCAAGGTATGTCTTGAGGCCGGCGCGGACGACGCGGCCGCCGTGAGCGTGGACCATCCCGATCTGGCCGACGAGCGGGAGCACGTACTGGCCGCACTGCCCGGTACGCGCAGCCTCATCTCGCTCGTGGTCCGGATGAACCGCGAGAACACACGCTCGCCGGCAAGGAGCGTGGCGAACCACGAGTTTCACCAGACGGACGAACAGGTCAACCACGCCGCCCGCACGGTGGCCCGGGCCCTGGAGAACGCCGGCTACGGTGCGCTCAATCCCGCAGCCGGGTTTCCCCAGGAGATGGACCGCTTCCCCGGGCGCATCTGGGTGGTGCAGCACAAGACGGTCGCCGTGGCCGCCGGGCTCGGCGTGATGGGTCTGCACCGCAACGTCATCCATCCCAGGTTCGGCAACTTCGTCCTCCTGGCCACGATCCTCGTCGACGCCGAGGTCAGCGAGCACGGCAAGCCGCTCGACTACAACCCCTGCATCGACTGCAAGCTGTGCGTGGCCGCATGCCCGGTGGGCGCCATCGGCAAGGACGGCGAGTTCGACTTCTTCGCCTGCGTCACGCACAACTACCGCGAGTTCATGAGCGGCTTCACCGACTGGGCCCAGACCGTCGCCGACAGCGAGGACGCTGCCGACTTCCGCTCCCGGGTCACCGACCCGGAGAACGCCTCCATGTGGCAGAGCCTGGCCTTCAAGCCCAACTACAAATCCGGCTACTGCATGGCCGTCTGCCCAGGAGGGGAGGACGTGCTGGGGCCGTACCTGGAGGACCGCAAGAACTTCATGGACACAGTGCTGCGCCCGCTCCAGGACAAGACCGAGACCCTGTACGTCCTGCCAGGCTCCGACGCGCAGAAGTACGCCCAGCGCCGCTACCCGCACAAACCCGTCAAGGAAGTCACCGGAGGGTGGCAGCCGCCTACGAAACGGCAGCCGAGCTCCGACTGA
- a CDS encoding SDR family oxidoreductase, producing MTAIKGAVVLVTGGSRGIGKAFVEELYSRGAGKVYATARDPRTVAHLDAVPLPLEVTNPDSVAAVAAQTQDVTILINNAGASANANYLDSSVDDIRRDFETNFYGPLLVTRAFVPTLERNGGGHILNVHSVLSWLADGTSYSASKAAMWSQTNSLRLQLRPRGIQVTGLHVAYVDTDMAASVDAPKSNPRDVAVAALDGVETGAHEVLADDITRWAKAKLAGDLTDMYAQLAK from the coding sequence ATGACCGCAATCAAGGGCGCCGTCGTCCTCGTCACCGGCGGCAGCCGGGGCATCGGCAAGGCGTTCGTGGAAGAGCTGTACTCGCGCGGCGCCGGCAAGGTCTACGCCACGGCGCGCGATCCGCGTACCGTGGCGCACCTCGACGCAGTCCCCCTGCCCCTGGAGGTCACCAACCCAGACTCTGTGGCGGCTGTCGCCGCACAGACCCAGGACGTCACCATCCTGATCAACAACGCCGGCGCCTCGGCCAATGCCAACTACCTCGACTCCTCGGTCGATGACATACGCCGGGACTTCGAGACCAACTTCTACGGACCGCTGCTGGTCACCCGCGCCTTCGTGCCCACGCTTGAACGCAACGGCGGCGGTCACATCCTCAACGTCCACTCGGTGCTGTCCTGGCTGGCCGACGGCACCTCCTACAGCGCCTCCAAGGCCGCGATGTGGTCCCAGACCAACTCCCTGCGTCTGCAGCTGCGCCCGCGCGGCATCCAGGTCACCGGGCTTCATGTGGCCTACGTCGACACCGACATGGCGGCGAGTGTCGATGCACCTAAGTCGAACCCCCGCGATGTCGCCGTGGCCGCACTCGACGGGGTCGAGACGGGAGCGCACGAGGTGCTGGCCGACGACATCACCCGCTGGGCGAAGGCGAAGCTGGCCGGCGATCTGACGGATATGTACGCGCAGCTGGCGAAGTAG
- a CDS encoding TetR/AcrR family transcriptional regulator translates to MTTEAKPSSRDRLLEAAARLSYLDGVNVGVEALCKAAGVSKRSMYQLFASKDDLLAASLERRAPSFAARLQPEADDARPPRERILHVFAQVEALAALPAYRGCPYLAVQIELKDPDHPASRVARRVKEDLTSFFRAEAERGGASDPDLLAWQLSLVFDGASARFGIRADAPAGLVQPTVSTLLDAAGVR, encoded by the coding sequence ATGACCACAGAGGCGAAGCCGAGTTCTCGCGACCGGCTCTTGGAGGCAGCGGCCAGACTTTCCTACCTCGACGGCGTCAACGTCGGCGTCGAGGCGCTGTGCAAGGCGGCGGGCGTGTCGAAACGCTCGATGTACCAGCTGTTCGCAAGCAAGGACGACCTGCTGGCGGCGAGCCTGGAGCGGCGTGCCCCCAGCTTCGCAGCCCGTCTGCAGCCAGAAGCGGATGACGCACGCCCACCACGCGAGCGGATCCTGCACGTCTTCGCACAGGTGGAAGCGCTGGCAGCCTTGCCGGCATACCGAGGCTGCCCGTACCTCGCCGTCCAGATCGAACTGAAAGACCCGGACCACCCTGCAAGCCGGGTCGCGCGAAGGGTCAAGGAGGACCTGACGTCCTTCTTTCGCGCCGAGGCCGAGCGGGGCGGGGCGAGCGACCCCGATCTCCTGGCCTGGCAGTTGAGTCTGGTCTTCGACGGGGCAAGCGCCCGCTTCGGAATCCGGGCCGATGCCCCGGCCGGACTGGTCCAGCCCACTGTGAGCACGCTCCTCGACGCCGCTGGTGTGCGCTGA
- a CDS encoding alpha/beta fold hydrolase translates to MTASLHTAENQHVEVDGVQLAYREIGTDTGVPLVMVSRFRASIDDWDPAVVDRLATDRRVIVFDNTGIGFSEGDVQPTVRKMAEVAISFVEALGLTEVDLLGFSLGGFVTQRFTLTRPDLVRSVVLVGTGGGGGEGAVAPDREKLMSLMARPEPSVEALQALFFSSDAAGHEAAQTYWDNIYSSRRRPESDVSLDAAKVQLGALGAFAAGDDSTLPEADRIQQPVLIVNGDNDIMVPTPNSFLLSQKIPNAQLIVYPNSGHGSLFQYPEAFTRDVLGFLRAQENDGLR, encoded by the coding sequence ATGACTGCCTCACTGCACACCGCAGAAAACCAGCACGTCGAGGTCGATGGCGTGCAGCTCGCCTACCGCGAGATCGGGACCGACACGGGTGTCCCCCTCGTGATGGTGAGCCGCTTCCGCGCCAGCATCGACGACTGGGACCCGGCGGTGGTCGACCGCCTCGCCACCGACCGGCGCGTCATCGTGTTCGACAACACGGGCATCGGCTTCAGCGAAGGAGACGTCCAGCCCACGGTCCGCAAGATGGCTGAGGTCGCCATCAGCTTCGTCGAGGCGCTTGGCCTGACCGAGGTCGACCTGCTCGGGTTCTCCCTGGGTGGATTCGTCACCCAGCGGTTCACGCTGACCCGGCCCGACCTGGTTCGCAGCGTCGTCCTGGTCGGCACCGGCGGCGGTGGCGGCGAGGGAGCCGTTGCGCCGGACCGCGAGAAGCTCATGTCGCTGATGGCCCGCCCCGAGCCCTCGGTCGAAGCGCTCCAGGCCCTGTTCTTCTCCTCGGACGCCGCCGGCCACGAAGCCGCCCAGACCTACTGGGACAACATCTACAGCTCCCGGCGTCGGCCGGAGTCCGATGTGTCGCTGGATGCCGCCAAGGTCCAGCTGGGAGCCCTGGGTGCATTCGCCGCCGGAGACGACTCGACACTTCCCGAGGCGGACCGGATCCAGCAGCCGGTCCTCATCGTCAACGGTGACAACGACATCATGGTGCCGACGCCGAACTCGTTCCTCCTCTCCCAGAAGATCCCCAACGCGCAGCTGATCGTCTACCCCAACTCCGGGCACGGCTCCCTCTTCCAGTACCCCGAGGCGTTCACCCGTGACGTGCTCGGGTTCCTGCGAGCGCAGGAGAACGACGGCCTGCGCTGA
- a CDS encoding thiolase family protein has translation MTVESYIYDGLRTPFGRYGRALAHIRPDDLAADVISSLLARHPGLDPARVDDVVLGDANGAGEDNRNVARMSALLAGLPTSVPGATVNRLCGSGLEAIVQASRAIEAGDADIVIAGGVESMSRAPWILPKPDRGFPPDNQTLYSSTLGWRMTNPKLPPQWTVSNGVTAEILADRFAISREEQDAFALRSHRLAAAADSAGAFTDELMTPAGSELVRDEGIRADTDLEKLAALPPAFRSEGTVTAGNSSPLNDGAAALLIANSAAASAGIDGEPLARIVSRAVVGNDPDIFGIAPVEAANKALARAGLRWQDVDLVELNEAFAAQSLACLKSWPELDPQRVNIHGGAIAIGHPLGASGARITLHLARELRRRGGGVGLAALCIGTGQGIAMVIQA, from the coding sequence ATGACAGTCGAAAGCTATATCTACGACGGCCTGCGCACACCGTTCGGCCGGTACGGCAGGGCTCTGGCCCACATCCGTCCCGACGACCTCGCGGCCGATGTGATCTCAAGCCTCCTGGCCCGCCATCCCGGCCTGGACCCCGCCCGCGTCGACGACGTCGTCCTGGGCGACGCGAACGGTGCCGGCGAGGACAACCGCAACGTCGCCCGCATGAGCGCGCTCCTGGCCGGCCTGCCGACGTCCGTCCCCGGGGCCACCGTCAACCGGCTGTGCGGTTCCGGCCTGGAGGCCATCGTCCAGGCGAGCCGGGCCATCGAGGCCGGTGACGCCGACATCGTGATCGCGGGCGGTGTCGAATCCATGAGCCGCGCCCCCTGGATCCTGCCCAAACCTGACCGCGGGTTCCCGCCGGACAACCAGACCCTGTACTCAAGCACCCTCGGCTGGCGCATGACCAACCCGAAGCTGCCGCCCCAGTGGACGGTCTCCAACGGGGTGACCGCCGAAATCCTCGCCGACAGATTCGCCATCAGCCGCGAGGAACAGGACGCCTTCGCACTCCGCAGCCACCGCCTCGCCGCAGCGGCCGACAGTGCCGGCGCGTTCACGGACGAACTCATGACACCGGCCGGCTCCGAACTCGTCCGCGACGAGGGGATACGGGCCGACACCGATCTGGAGAAGCTTGCGGCCCTGCCGCCCGCCTTCCGCTCCGAGGGGACGGTGACGGCCGGAAACTCCTCTCCACTCAACGACGGTGCCGCCGCCCTGCTCATCGCGAACTCCGCGGCAGCGTCAGCCGGAATCGACGGGGAGCCGCTCGCCCGGATCGTCTCGCGCGCCGTCGTCGGCAACGATCCGGACATCTTCGGGATCGCGCCCGTCGAAGCCGCCAACAAGGCGCTGGCGCGGGCCGGCCTGCGGTGGCAGGACGTCGACCTGGTCGAACTCAACGAAGCCTTCGCCGCCCAGTCGCTCGCGTGCCTGAAGTCGTGGCCGGAGCTCGACCCTCAGCGGGTGAACATCCACGGTGGCGCCATCGCCATCGGCCACCCGCTCGGCGCCTCCGGAGCACGGATCACCCTTCACCTGGCACGCGAACTGCGCCGACGCGGCGGCGGGGTCGGACTCGCCGCCCTCTGCATCGGTACCGGACAGGGAATCGCGATGGTGATCCAAGCATGA
- a CDS encoding winged helix-turn-helix transcriptional regulator, producing the protein MRRKSSIEGLPCNIAHALQAIGDEWSWLIVRDVLRGKHRFDEFQKSLPIAPAVLTNRLRSLVEAGILERRRYSAHQSRFSYELTERGRQLEVIIVALDRWGHEHAQAEDELPLLAFPSQQARDVARDWFAA; encoded by the coding sequence GTGCGGAGAAAGAGCAGCATCGAGGGTCTGCCATGCAACATCGCGCACGCATTGCAGGCGATCGGCGATGAATGGAGCTGGCTGATCGTCCGTGATGTACTGCGCGGGAAGCATCGCTTCGACGAGTTCCAGAAAAGCCTGCCCATCGCCCCCGCCGTCCTGACGAACCGGCTGCGAAGCCTCGTCGAGGCGGGGATTTTGGAGCGCCGTCGATACAGCGCCCATCAATCGCGTTTCTCGTACGAACTCACTGAGCGCGGCCGCCAGCTGGAAGTGATCATCGTCGCGTTGGATCGCTGGGGTCACGAGCACGCGCAGGCCGAGGACGAGCTCCCGCTCCTCGCGTTCCCCAGTCAGCAGGCCCGGGACGTGGCCCGCGACTGGTTCGCCGCCTGA
- a CDS encoding nuclear transport factor 2 family protein — translation MSRSTSNTAPDVSQADWTRAFDAQSETAFSEAFAPDVVLEAALLTRPVRGREQVARVMGTMSGIYESLVFTHQATNGPRTYLEWSALAMGGLQLKGVTVLARDEQGLITSVAIHHRFLKESLKLSEHAGQQLLDVLAPDDFYDSAARAR, via the coding sequence ATGTCTCGGTCGACGAGCAACACGGCGCCTGATGTCTCCCAAGCGGACTGGACCCGCGCGTTCGACGCGCAGTCAGAAACGGCCTTCAGCGAGGCGTTCGCCCCGGACGTCGTCCTCGAGGCAGCGCTGCTCACGCGCCCGGTCAGGGGCCGTGAGCAGGTCGCACGGGTCATGGGCACGATGAGCGGCATCTACGAGTCCCTGGTGTTCACGCATCAGGCGACCAACGGCCCGCGCACGTACCTGGAGTGGAGCGCCCTCGCCATGGGGGGACTGCAATTGAAGGGAGTGACCGTTCTCGCCCGCGACGAGCAGGGCCTGATCACGAGCGTGGCGATTCACCACCGCTTCCTCAAGGAGAGTCTCAAGCTCTCCGAGCACGCAGGACAGCAGTTGCTCGACGTGCTCGCACCGGACGACTTCTACGATTCGGCAGCCCGGGCTCGCTGA